The DNA region CCTCTACTTTGGGGTGGACACCGGAAGGGTGGATCTCATGGCCTTCAGCGTGGGCTTCAGCTTCAGGATGGACTTCAACCTTGGGACTTTCATCGGAGGAGTGATAGGGGTTTGGATCGCAAAGTGACGTTGGTCCTCGCCTCGGGCAGCCCCCGGAGGAGGGATCTGCTCCGGGGAGTGACCGAGGACTTCAGGGTGATTCCGTCGTCGGTGGATGAGACCCCTCTGGACGGGGAGACCGTGGAGGATATGGTGCTCAGGCTGTCCCTGGCCAAGGCCAGGGATGTGTTCGTTAGGGAGCCCTTGAGTTGGGTGATCGGGGCCGACACGGCGGTGGAGGTGGATGGTAGGATCCTGGGCAAACCCCGGGACCGGTCCGAGGCCTTCGAGATGATAACCGCCCTCCAGGGCAGGGAGCATCGGGTCCTCACTGGCGTATCGGTGGTGTCCCCCCACGGGGAGGAGTCCCGGGTGGAGAGGACCCTGGTCCGGTTCAGGCCCCTGACGGAGGAGGAGGCCTGGGCGTACGTGGACACCGGCGAGGGGGACGACAAGG from Thermanaerovibrio acidaminovorans DSM 6589 includes:
- a CDS encoding Maf family protein, yielding MDRKVTLVLASGSPRRRDLLRGVTEDFRVIPSSVDETPLDGETVEDMVLRLSLAKARDVFVREPLSWVIGADTAVEVDGRILGKPRDRSEAFEMITALQGREHRVLTGVSVVSPHGEESRVERTLVRFRPLTEEEAWAYVDTGEGDDKAGAYAIQGKGSLLVESIEGCYFNVVGLPMVCLSRMLHNLGFPLYLQLGVKAHE